The sequence GTAAAGCTCGCAAACGGGCCCGACTTGATCCTGACGACCTCGCCGACCTGATAGGTGAACTTCGGCTTTGGTTTCTCGGTCGCAACCTCGATATTGTGGACGATCTGGTCCACCTCGCCCTGCGAGAGCGGCGTCGGCTGCTTTCCGCCGAGAAATCCCGTCACCTTAGGCGTCGCTTTGATCGCGTGAAACACGTTGTCGGGAATTTTCCCTTTTTCGTCACACTCGATCTCGACCAGCACATATCCGGGGTAGAACATCCGCTCGGACACATACTCCTTATTACCGCGCATCTCGACGACCTTCTCCTTTGGCAGGAGCACGCCGGTGATCTGCTCGTCGAGCTCCATGTCGCGGATGCGCGCATTCAGGCTCTCAACGACCTTGTTTTCGTGGCCCGAATAGGTGTGGATAAAAAACCACTGCTTCATCTTCAAATATCCTTAGGCTCCGGCGATCTTATCTACCACCCAGGTCAGGCCCTGAAGCACATAGACCCAAGCCCGGTCGACCAGAAAAAGGTACACGGCGAAAAAGATCACACTGATGACGACGATGATCGTCGTGTTCTTGACATCGTTTGATGACGGGAACGACGTCTTGTCGAGCTCAGCACGTGTCTTGCTGACAAACGCGCCGATGCCCTCTTTCTTTGTTTCTACGGCTTCTGCCATACCTTTTCTCTAAACCCAATAATTGGCAGGGGTAGCAGGATTCGAACCCGCACCTAAGGTTTTGGAGACCTCCATGCTAACCATTGACACCATACCCCTGCAATTCAATGCACAATGCCAAATGAAGAATGCACAATTCTGCATTGTGCATTCTGCACTGTGCATTCGTTACTTGTTCTCTCTGTGCAGCTGGTGCTTGCGGCAGCGGCGGCAGAACTTCTTGAACTCGAGCCTGTTCGGCTGGGTCTTCTTGTTCTTCGTCGTCACGTAATTGCGCTCTTTGCACTCAGTGCACTGCAAAATTATGTTATCTCTCGGCATAAAACTAGCTCTCAGCATTCAGCTATCGGCATTCAGCAGGAGCAACCGGATTTGGCTGACTGCTGAAGGCTGATGGCTGACTGCTATTCCACGATCTCCGACACTGTACCGGCACCGACGGTGCGGCCGCCTTCGCGGATGGCGAAGCGGAGGCCCTTTTCCATGGCGATCGGAGCGATAAGCTCGATCTCCATCTGGATGTTGTCGCCGGGCATGACCATCTCGACGCCTGCCGGCAGGTGTGCTACGCCGGTCACGTCAGTTGTGCGGAAGTAGAACTGCGGGCGGTAGCCCGTAAAGAACGGCGTGTGACGGCCGCCTTCTTCCTTGGTCAGCACATAGGCCTCGGCCTTGAACTTCGTGTGCGGAGTGATCGAGCCCGGCTTGACGATGACCTGGCCGCGTTCGATCTCCTTTCTTTCAACGCCTCTCAGCAGCAGACCGACGTTGTCGCCCGCCATTCCCGAGTCGAGCAGCTTCTTGAACATCTCAACACCCGTAACAACGCTGTTCCGCGTCTCGCGGATGCCGACGATCTCAACAGGCTCGTTGACATTGATCTGTCCACGCTCGATACGGCCCGTGGCAACCGTTCCGCGGCCCTGGATCGTAAAGATATCCTCGACAGGCATCAGGAACGGCTTATCGGTCTCGCGTGCAGGTGTCGGAATGAAATCATCTACAGCCTGCATCAGCTCGTCGATCTTTGCTTCCCACGTCGCATCGCCCTCAAGGGCTTTCAGGGCCGAACCCTGGATAACAGGGATGTCGTCGCCCGGATACTCATATGAGCTGAGCAGTTCGCGGATCTCCATCTCGACGAGTTCGAGCAGTTCCGCATCATCCACCATGTCGCACTTGTTCATAAAGACGACCATCGTCGGGATACCAACCTGTCTTCCAAGCAGGATGTGCTCACGCGTCTGCGGCATCGGGCCGTCGGTCGCAGCCACAACGAGGATCGCTCCGTCCATCTGTGCGGCTCCCGTGATCATGTTCTTCACATAATCGGCGTGGCCCGGGCAGTCGACGTGTGCGTAGTGACGATTTGCCGTCTCATATTCCACGTGTGCCGTCGCGATCGTGATACCACGTGCCTTTTCCTCAGGTGCGTTGTCGATCGAATCGAACGACCGAAACGCCATCTTCGGATTGTGCTTCGACATCACCTTTGTGATCGCCGCCGTCAACGTCGTCTTACCATGGTCAACGTGGCCAATAGTCCCAATGTTCACGTGCGGCTTACTGCGATCGAATTTCTCTTTGCTCATCTTAGTTCGTCCTCTTTTCTAGACCTAAATATTTCTTAATGTGCCGGGCGAGGTTTTCATCGATCTCGCTGTGTCGCGGCACGGGCTGTCTCATCCCATTCTTCGGATTCAAATAAATGTCGTGGTTTGAACCGTGTCTCAGCAGAACGCAACCATTGGCCGCGAGATGCTTTAGCAGGTCCTTTCGTTTCATATTCGGATCTCTTTGACCTGATATGAGCTCGGGACCTCGTCCATCGCCATTAACAAATACGCATCCTTGATGTTCTCTTCGAGCTCCTCCAATGTTTCGCCCTGGGTCATGATCTCCGGGTGCTCAAGGAGTTTGCCCAGCCAAAAATGATCCGACTTCCAATAGACCATTGTCATCGTTGTGTTCGCATCACCCAACATAAAATCTGGAGCCCAAGGCGGGATTTGAACCCGCGACCTCATCCTTACCAAGGATGCGCTCTACCCCTGAGCTACTTGGGCAAATCTCACCTTTCCAAACAACCGTTGGAGCGGGAGACGAGACTCGAACTCGCGACATTCAGCTTGGAAGGCTGACGCTCTACCAACTGAGCTACTCCCGCTCAAATTACTGGTGCATGGGGCAGGATTCGAACCTGCGTAGGGAGTTAACCCGACGGGTTTACAGCCCGTTGCCTTTGACCGCTCGACCACCCATGCTCGGCCTTTACTGTCCGCCATTGGCGCTTTCCAGAGCCAAATAGCAAATTTCCAATAATAACTAACCAAAAATCAACTTGCAAGCGCGTAAACACACGTTTTCGGCGCATTTACGGCAAGTTATGAGCGCGGGTGAAATCGGTCGTAGTTGCGTTTAAGCTGGCTGTTGGTAACGTGCGTATATATCTGCGTCGTCGAGATGTCGGTATGCCCAAGCATCTGTTGAACTGAGCGGATGTCGGCGTTGTTCTGGATGAGATGCGTCGCAAACGAATGCCGTAGCGTATGCGGCGAAACGCCCTCGAGGCCGCATCTATCGGCATATGCCCGGACCATCGCGTGTATAGCCTGACGCGTGAGCCGCGAACCCGCAGATGTCACGAATAACTCATCGCGGTCGATGTCCTTCTGTCGGCGGGCCGCTAGATAGCTTTTGAGCCATTCGACGGCACTCGACCCGACCGGCACGCGGCGTGTCTTACTGCCTTTCCCGGTCGTTGTGAGGATGCCGCTGTCAAGGTCGATATCGTTGAACTTCAGCCCGACGACCTCGGAAACCCGCAGGCCGCAGGCATACATCAATTCGAGTATCGCGCGGTCGCGAAGGCCGGTTTCGGTCGATGTGTCGGGTGCCATAAGGAAGACCTCGATCTCAGATCGGTTAAGAAATCGCGGCAGATACGTGCCTTTCCGGGGTGCGACGAGGTCTTCGGCCGGGTTGGCCATGATATGGCCGTCCTGCATCAGAAATTTGTAAAAGCCACGAACCGCGCTGATCAGCCGCCGCCGTGAATTCTCAGAAAAGTTCTCGCGACTCAGATCGATCAGCCATTCGCGTAAATCCTCACGCCGCAATGACATCAGGCCGAGACCGTTCTTATCGGCCCACGAGGACAATTTACCTAGGTCGTTGGCATAACTGTCGATAGACGTCGCCGCGAGTCCCTTTTCGACACGGCAGAAGGTCAGGTATTCGCGGATGAGATCGCGTTTTGCATTTCCATCGGCCACGACACCGATACTAATGAAACAGCGAGACGAAACGCAAGGATTTTCTTGTTCGGCGGTCTAGTCGAGGCCGCGATATGGCCTTAGCCTGGGTGCCTCGCAACCACCGAGCAGGTCGACGAATCCGCTGTTGCGGACGAGCAGGCCGGACGCCGCTGAGCGCGACAGGTTCCAGCTTCTCAGGTCGGCTTCTTCGAGCTTTTCACAGTGGCGGCGGGCGAGACTGTACGCGGCCCACCGGGCGTCCTCATCATTCATATCGGGCAATGCCAGAAAGACTGAGGGCAGAGCGTCGTCGCTCAGGCTGGTGTTGAAGTAGGCGTCAAACTCGCGGCCCTCACGCATCAAGGCCAGATTGTGCTCTACGATGAATTTGTCCGGGTTCATCAGGTTTGTGGCGCCGAGGATGACGAATGCCGACCACAATGCTCCCCAGGCGAAATGCTGTCTTGCACCGCGCAGCACGGTTGCCGAGAACCACACAAACACGACCGCGAGCCACGCCATAAAGATCAGCGGATACAGCCGAATCGTGGTCAGGCCATAGCCGAGGTTGCCGGTCAGCAGGACCAGCCGCTGGACAGCCGAGGCCATGATGACAAAAAGCAGTGCGATCTGGATACCGGCAAGAACGCGGAACAGCGTGCCGGTGACGGGCTTGTCCTTGCGCACCAGCCAATGGCCGACGAGCAGGATCGGCAGGACGAGTGCCGAAACGGCGACCAATTCGCCAAAGCCGCGGCGGGCGTAATCGGCGAGCTTGAAATCCGGCGTATTTTGAACCAGTTCCATCCCGCCAAACAGATACGGCACCTGTGCGATGACAAATATGAGGAACAGCCCGTTCAACAGGCCTAGAATAATGCCGATCTCGACGGTTCCGAGCGTGAATACGTGGGGCAGTTTTGAGCTGTCGATATTCTGCCAGTCGCGTTTTTGCTTTTTGGCCGGCGGAGCGTCTGCCGACGCGGCAGGCGTCGCGGCGGAGGTGGCATCCTCGGGAACGTCCGTCGCGTTGATGTGTTCGACGACGGTCGCGTTATTCGGCAGCGTATTTTCGGTATCGACCGGCTCGTCAGCCACCTTCTGAACATAAGACGGACCGTCGGTGCGATGTCCCGTGGCCGTCGCCGGTGTTTCGGGCTCCGCCGTGAATGACCCGCCGACAGCCGAGCGGAGATAACCGGCCGTCAGCCACGCGAGTACCGATGTGAGCATCACGTGGCTGATGATCGTGTCCAGCTCAAAATCGATGGCACGGTTGACCCAGCCCTCGAATACGGCATCGGCAGCCATGAACAAAGCGCCAAAGATGAGAACGAGCGGCAGTGCGATGGCCAGCCCGCGCAGCACGGCAAAGACGCTCCGGCTCAGGCCATTGCCCGGCATTGCTTTCCAATCGATATCAGCCGCAAGCAGCACAAATCCGCCAAAGAAACTGCTCAGGGCCGCGGCGATCAGTCCGGCGATGTAGTGAAACGTCCCGCCGATTCGCGCCCTGATGCCAAAACTGCCAGGGATCAGCACGCCCATCGCGATGATGACCGCGATGGTGTCGGCTACGCGCATCTCGATCGAATCTCGAACCAGGAACATCGTTCCAAAGAACAGCATCGCACCGGCGAGTGATAGGTTCGTCAAATTGAGCAGCTCAGGCCGCGATCGGCGCATGAGCATCAGCAGCCCGGCGACAAACAGCGTCACAAAAAGAAACGCGTTCAGCCCCCACGGCGTTTGTCTGAGTAGAATATTCCCTGCCACACCGACGATAATGGCGGCCTGTATGATCTGTAGTCCCGTCTTTGTCCGGTCAGTCATTTATGATCCCTCATTGCCCTAATGAGGGCCTCCATATGGTCTAGGTATCTCGTGAGGGCGTCGCGGCCCTCGTTCGTTATTACGTACTCGGTCAGCGGCATGCGGCCCTTGAAGGATTTCTCGCACGTGATGTAGCCGGCGTCCTCCAGCTTTCGGGCGTGGACCGAGACGTTGCCGTCGCTTGTGTCGAGCAGGCGTTTTAGGTCGGTAAAGCTCAGCCTCGCGTTCGCTGCAAGCGCGCTGATGATGCCGAGCCGCATACGCTCGTGAATGACCTTGTCGAGGTCATTGGATACGCTTTCGGCCGCTCGCGCAACGGTCAGGCCGTGTGATCCATGGTCGTTCTGTAGTGCTAGGTTCTTTGCCATAGGTCCAATAGGCCCTTTGCGACCTATCCGCCGTATTTCTTTGCGATCACTGCTCCAAAAATGATGTGCGTCAAGCCAAAGCTCGTTGCCATCAGCCAATTGCTGTACGCGGCGGGTAGGGCGAACGCCGCTGCCCCAAGAGCTATGAATATCCATCCCATCACCGGCACGACCCGCACCGAAAAATCACCCGCGCATACGACGGCGGCTCCGTAGCAGAGCATCCACACCGGTGCCATCATCTCGTAATGTTCGTAACGCCACAGGCCGAGCGTGATCGCGACGCCGGCGATCAGCGGTGGGGCAAAGTCGTGTGCGAATTTGCGCGCAGGCGTTGAGAACAGCGGCGTGTCGGCGATGCGCGATTTTTGCCACATCGCGAGCAGGCCGATCGCGAAGGCGAGACACGCTTCGAGCAGCCATACCCGCAGCCACCCGATACGGTGGTCCTGCTGGGCTGCGATGTATGCCGCGACGACGGCCGTCATGCCCATCAGCATCCCGCCGTAGCCCGGCACGGCCGTAAGGCTCGTCGAGCGCTCCATCGTCTCGCGAATGAACTGCAGATTGTCAGCGGCACGGTCGCCAATATGGACGGGCTGGCCCGGACCGGGCTGCTCACCTATTTGGGCTGATCGCTTGGACATCCTGAAAACAAACTACATGAAGTTGTCATCAATGTCAAGAACTTTATGATACAAAGTAAATCAATCTTTCTTTTGAGAACATTAATCGGTCAAATTGACAGAAATTGTCAGTCAGTGACCGCCATCACAAGCGAAGGAGATCGGATTTCTGAAAGGCCCTCAATGAGATCACCGACATCTATAGGCACGTAAACCCTGTATCAACATGGATTTACACGCCAGGATGCGGCACCCGCCGCAGAGTGGCACGAGGATTGACTTATGTATCCGCGGAGGCTGACAGCCTATGTCAACAAATGCAATAAAGAAACTGAATTCAAGCGGCGGTTTTTCGCTTATCGAACTGGTCATTGTGGTCGCCGTCATCATGATCATTGCGGCTATTGCCGTGCCAAACCTGTTGAGCTCACGACGGGCGTCAAACGAGGCGTCCGCGCTCTCAGCCCTCCGCGTGATAAGCGAGGCTGAGGCCGCGTATATCGGAACCACTGGCGGCGGTAATTACGGCACGGCAAGCGAACTGTATGTTGCCCACCTTATCGACAGCACCGTTGCCGCGGCGAACAACCTGAACGTCGGTGGAAATCCACCGAGGAATACCGCTAAGAGCGGCTACAGGTTCCGGATCATCGCAAGAGACATAAATCCCGTAACACATGCGCCGTCAAACTATGTTGTCTCGGCGATCCCATCATCGACGAGCGGCGTGACGCAGACCGGTGCGACGCGGCTTTGCCTCAGAGAGGACGGCGTGCTCAGGGGATCGGGCCAGAACCTCGGCAGCCACTACAATTACGCTCAGTGCGGCTTTGCGAATCCCTACGAACCGTAAGCCTATTTCTTCTTTTTGGCCGGCTCATTTACCATGTCACCAAGGTTTTCCTGAGCGGGTAAGGTGTTGTCCGCGATCGAATACGTGTGACGCTTGCCCTGGAGGATGAACGTGCTGCCGTTCCACTTATACGCCGAGCGCGTAAAGTGTGTCGGGCAGCACAACTGCTCTTCGTCACCCGTGATGCGTCCGGTCTCGACCTGGCCGAGGATAAAGCGGTCCTGGCCGAATAGCTCGATCGCGAGCATCCCGTTCTCCGCGAATAGGTTCTTTAGGCCACCATCCGCCCGGTCGCCGGTGCGAAATTGCCAGATCAGCTCAGGTGCACCGTTTTTCCACGCGAATACGTAACCGATTTGCGGCACGGCTGAGCCGCCCGTTTCGATCTTCAGTACGACGACTGCTTCATCCTCGCCGTCGCCGGTCAGGTCAAAGTATTTAGCCGTAACGAACGACAAGCCAATGCGTCGTTCTGCTTTCGCGACAGCACGCGCATCGTTACTCAAACCATCGCTGACCTGGCCGCCAACCGGAGCGGCTTTCCCGTTTTTCAATATGATCTCGGCGGTGCCGTCCGGATTCTGCCAGCCTCGCGGGAGTTCGTAGGTGTAGTTCTTGAAGTCAAAGGCCCCGATAGGAAAGACGGTGGCGGTATTGCGATCATCCGTGAGCTCGGCCTGGAGATCAGGGACGGCCGGCGTCGGTGAGGGCGACGGCGATCCGTCAGGCGACGGCGTCTGGACAGCGTGATCCTCCGCCTCACGAGCGTCACGGGCCGGGCCGCAGGCTGCCGAGACGATAGCCATTAGCACGAGGAAAGAAGCGGTCCTTAGCATCGTCATCAGGGCGCAGAAACTAATACACGCCGATCCGAGCGGCGTCGTTCCATTTATGCTCGCGTCAGGCTGCGATACTTGATCCGATGCGGCTGGTCGGCGTCGTGGCCCAGGCGGCGCTTACGGTCCTCTTCGTACTCGCTGTAATTGCCGTCAAAATATTCGACGTGGCTCTCGCCCTCGAACGCCAGAATGTGCGTTGCGATACGGTCGAGGAACCAGCGGTCGTGAGATATTACGACCGCACAGCCCGCGAAGTTTTCGAGCGCTTCCTCGAGGGCACGCATCGTGTTGACATCGAGGTCGTTTGTCGGCTCGTCAAACAGGATCACATTAGCACCCGATTTGAGCATTTTTGCAAGGTGTACGCGATTGCGTTCGCCGCCTGACAATTGCCCGACACGCTTTTGCTGATCGCTCCCCGAAAAATTGAATCGCGACACATACGCCCGCGAATTGACCTCGCGTTTGCCGAGTTGTATCACGTCCAGCCCTTCCGAGATCTCGTCCCACACGGTCTTGTCGCCGGAAAGCGAATCACGCGATTGATCGACATAGCCGAGCTTTACGGTCGGTCCAACTTTGAATACACCGCCGTCGGCTTTTTCCTGTTCGGTTATCAGCCGAAAGAGCGTCGTCTTGCCCGCACCGTTCGGTCCGATCACGCCGACGATGCCGCCGGGCGGGAGCGAGAATTCGAGGTTCTCGAACAGTAATTTGTCGCCGTATGATTTTGAAACGCCGTGTGCCTCGATCACCGTGTCGCCCAGCCGCTCCCCCGGCGGGATGAATATCTCAAGGTCTTCGCTGCGTTTCTCACTTTCGGTTGCGAGCAGTTTTTCGTAATCGTTGATACGAGCCTTGCCCTTTGCATGGCGGCCCTTCGGCGACATGCGTATCCATTCAAGCTCACGCTCCAACGTCTTTTGGCGTTTGTCTTCGGTCTTCTGCTCCTGAGCGAGTCTCGCCTGTTTCTGCTCAAGCCACGATGAATAATTCCCCTGATACGGAATGCCTTCGCCGCGATCTAATTCGAGTATCCAGCCGGCGATGTTATCGAGAAAATACCGGTCGTGCGTGACCGCGATGATCGTGCCTTCGTAACGCTGCAAATGCTGCTCCAGCCACGCAACCGTCTCGGCGTCGAGATGGTTAGTTGGCTCGTCCAATAGCAGAATGTCAGGCTTTTGCAGCAGAAGGCGACAGAGCGCGACGCGGCGCTTTTCACCGCCAGATAAAGTTGCGATCTTCGTGTCTGGCGGCGGACATCGCAACGCGTCCATCGCCATTTCTAACCGCGAATCGAGGTCCCACGCGTCCGCCGCATCGAGCCTTTCCTGCACCTGCCCTTGCCGCTCGATGAGAGCGTTCATCGCGTCATCGTCCATCGGCTCAGCGAACTTGGCGTTGATCTCCTCGAACTCTATTAACAAATCGACCGTCGATTGCACCGCCTCCTCGACAATTTCTTTTACAGTCTTGCCGTCGTCAAGCTTCGGCTCCTGTTCGAGATAACCGACCGAATACCCTTGCGAAAAAACGACTTCGCCGTTAAATTCCTTATCGGTTCCCGCGATGATCCGCAGTAGCGAAGATTTTCCCGCCCCGTTCAACCCAAGCACACCGATCTTCGCGCCATAAAAGAACGAGAGATAAATGTCCTTGAGGACAGGCTTCTTGTCGTAAAACTTGCTGACCTTGACCATCGAAAAGATGATCTTGTTTGGTTCTGAATTGCTCATATTAGCAAGCTACGGGAGTGAGTCGGGATCGTGCAGTCCCGCGTCGATATCCATTTTGCCGTGCATCACCCGCCAAACATCGATCTGATGCTCGGTCTCAATGTAGAAAATAAGAAACGGGAACTTCTTCATCGGCCAGAACCGGATCCCGGCCAGGCCGGGTTCATGTCCGTATTTTGGCGAGCCGGATTCGGGAAACCGGGCAATGTGAGCGATAGCGCGATCAAAGTCGTGCAGGAAATCGACAGCTACCTCGACACCGCCGGCCGCCAAATAATGATCGCGCGCGCTGTCAAGGTCGTCCTCGGCTTTGACCCGAGGGACGACAGGCTTTCTCATTTCGTCTTCGACCTGACCCGCTGCCGCATTTTCTCGAAGTGCTCAGCGTCCCAAACATTTCCGCTGGCGGATGACGAACCACCTTCGAGCAGCATCTCTCGCAGTCGAACACGGTCCTTTTCCTTGCGCAAGACATCTCGCACATACTCGCTGCTGCTGATGTAATCACCGCCGGACACCTGCGAATCGACAAAAGACCTCAGCTCCTCAGAAAGAGAAATGTTCATCGTTGTCATAGCTCAAAAATAGCATTTATGGCAAAGTTTGCCAAGCAAACGTTTGGCGTCCAATGAGTCAGGCTCTGAGTGATTTGTGAAAAGGACTGCAACGAGCAACCAATCCTAGAGTATCGAGCTTCTTAGCTAGCGATGCATAGATTAGTATTTTGTTGTTTATCGTTGTCATTCTGCACGCTTTTCGCCGCAAGCATTGTTCTTGCGGACAGTTGGGCGCTGCCGGAAAAGAAAACAATTTGCTCCAAGAACAAGAAGTACTGTCTGAAGGTTATTCCAAAGAAACTTACAAGCCAACTCGACTACTTTCAGGATAAGGTAGGCGGCAAAGAGAACGCGGGAGCAGACAAAAAGGTAAAGAAGAATCTTTGTCGTGGGATCTTCTCCGTCAGGGAAGGCGGCTCTCTGCGGAAAAAGTGGGAGATCAACCTAGCTAACGAAGTTTCTCCGGTCTCGGTCCTGGTGTCGGACGAAGGCGACTATGTCGTGACATTTGATAATTGGCATAGTGTCGGGTATGGCGATGATGTCGTAGCCATTTATCAGGCGGGCACTGGCGCTTTGGTCAGGAAATTTGGATTGTCGGAGTTTTTGACCGAAAGCGATATCGATCAACTTCCTGCATCTGTAAGTTCAATCTGGTGGGGTGGTCAACACTATATTGACTACATGGCCGATCAGCTTATTTTACAGGTTGTAGAGCGCCCAAGAGGGGATGAAAAAGAGGCCAAATACTTTCCCGTTCGCGTAGATCTAAGCAACGGTAGGGTTTTGGATGAAAAAAAGGATCGGCTCGCGAGTTTGCGTTATGTCTTAGAGGCCGACCCTGCCGATGAACCTAAACCTGATGCGAGAATACTCTCGCCCTCGGCAAAGGAATGTTTAGAGGGTGGAAAAGCTCTGTTTCTCAAGCCAACCAAACTCTTAGAGCGACTTGTCAGTCGACAAATTCCGGAATATCCGCCTGCGGCGAGGGCCGTCAGGGCGGTTGGCCAGGTTTTGATCGCAATGAGGGTTCAACCGGACGGGACCGTTGGCTGTTCAGAGCCGATTACGGGCCACCCACTGTTACGAGTTACTCTTAGCAGTGCGGTTAAGAAATGGAAGTTTCGGCCCTCGAATGAGGCGTTCTCTGGCCTTCTTATGTTCACCGGTAAGGAGGCTCTCGTAAACCCTGACGGCAGTATCGTTAAGGTACCTTAAGATAGGACCACCGATCTAACCGAAAAACCCTCGATTCGACCCTTCGAAATACCAAACCCAATTCCCGGCTTGTCCGGGGCCATGATAGTGCCGTCGGCTGAAACCTCGACTTCCGGTTCGATGATATCTTCGTGCCAATATCTTTTACTCGCCGACACGTCGCCGGGCATTGTGTAACCGGCGAGGGTTGAGATGGCGATGTTGTGGGCGCGGCCGATGCCGCTCTCGAGCATGCCGCCGCACCAGACGGGGATGTTGGCTTCGCGGCAAACCTTTTCGACGAGTTTTGATTGTGTGTGGCCTCCGACGCGGCCGTTTTTTAGGTTGATTATTTTGCCGGACTTTAGTTCGATTGCTTTGCGTGCGTCCTCGGGCGATTTGATCGGTTCGTCGAGACAGATCGGCGTCTTGATTTCGCGTTGCAGCTTTGCGTGATCGATGATGTCGTCGTAGCCGAGCGGCTGTTCGAGCATCATCAAATCGAATTCGTCGAGCGAGCGAAGTTTGTCGATATCGTTTAATGTATATGCCGAGTTAGCGTCCCCCATCAGCAGAATGTCGCCAAACTCTTTCCTCACGGCTTTGATCACATCGTAGTCCCAACGAGGGCTTATTTTTATCTTGATCCGTCTGTAACCCGCATCGACCTCGACGCGAATTTTGTCTAACAACTGCTCGATGCTGTCCTGAATACCGATCGAAACGCCGCACTCAATGGTCTGGTTAACGCCGCCAAGAAGCCGCCACAGCGGGACGGCGAGTTTTTTCGCCTCAAGGTCCCAACACGCGGTCTCGATTCCGGCTTTTGACATACGATGGCCGCGGGCCCATTTCATCAGGCCCCAGACATCGGCGGCTGACTCAACCTCTTTCCCAACGACCATCGGCGCCAGAATTTTCTCAGCCGTCACCCAGGCCGAATCGGTCCATTCGTCCGAGTAGCCGGGCGTCTCGCCACACGTGATCTCGCCCCAGCCCTCGGCACCCTCGCGGTCCTCAACGCGGACGAGAATTATCCGCCGCTCATATGTTCGGCCAAAGCTCGTCTCAAAAAAATGGACCAGCGGCAGGTTGATCTCGACGAGTTCGATGGAGCGGATGGCGAGCATGCGGTAAAAAACTAATTTAGTCCCTACACAGTCCTTTTTCAATCGCGGCTATTTGACGATCTCAAACGGGACGAATTGCGTCGTTACCT is a genomic window of Chloracidobacterium sp. containing:
- the ettA gene encoding energy-dependent translational throttle protein EttA — translated: MSNSEPNKIIFSMVKVSKFYDKKPVLKDIYLSFFYGAKIGVLGLNGAGKSSLLRIIAGTDKEFNGEVVFSQGYSVGYLEQEPKLDDGKTVKEIVEEAVQSTVDLLIEFEEINAKFAEPMDDDAMNALIERQGQVQERLDAADAWDLDSRLEMAMDALRCPPPDTKIATLSGGEKRRVALCRLLLQKPDILLLDEPTNHLDAETVAWLEQHLQRYEGTIIAVTHDRYFLDNIAGWILELDRGEGIPYQGNYSSWLEQKQARLAQEQKTEDKRQKTLERELEWIRMSPKGRHAKGKARINDYEKLLATESEKRSEDLEIFIPPGERLGDTVIEAHGVSKSYGDKLLFENLEFSLPPGGIVGVIGPNGAGKTTLFRLITEQEKADGGVFKVGPTVKLGYVDQSRDSLSGDKTVWDEISEGLDVIQLGKREVNSRAYVSRFNFSGSDQQKRVGQLSGGERNRVHLAKMLKSGANVILFDEPTNDLDVNTMRALEEALENFAGCAVVISHDRWFLDRIATHILAFEGESHVEYFDGNYSEYEEDRKRRLGHDADQPHRIKYRSLTRA
- a CDS encoding type II toxin-antitoxin system RelE/ParE family toxin — encoded protein: MRKPVVPRVKAEDDLDSARDHYLAAGGVEVAVDFLHDFDRAIAHIARFPESGSPKYGHEPGLAGIRFWPMKKFPFLIFYIETEHQIDVWRVMHGKMDIDAGLHDPDSLP
- a CDS encoding type II toxin-antitoxin system ParD family antitoxin, with product MNISLSEELRSFVDSQVSGGDYISSSEYVRDVLRKEKDRVRLREMLLEGGSSSASGNVWDAEHFEKMRQRVRSKTK
- the menC gene encoding o-succinylbenzoate synthase, which encodes MLAIRSIELVEINLPLVHFFETSFGRTYERRIILVRVEDREGAEGWGEITCGETPGYSDEWTDSAWVTAEKILAPMVVGKEVESAADVWGLMKWARGHRMSKAGIETACWDLEAKKLAVPLWRLLGGVNQTIECGVSIGIQDSIEQLLDKIRVEVDAGYRRIKIKISPRWDYDVIKAVRKEFGDILLMGDANSAYTLNDIDKLRSLDEFDLMMLEQPLGYDDIIDHAKLQREIKTPICLDEPIKSPEDARKAIELKSGKIINLKNGRVGGHTQSKLVEKVCREANIPVWCGGMLESGIGRAHNIAISTLAGYTMPGDVSASKRYWHEDIIEPEVEVSADGTIMAPDKPGIGFGISKGRIEGFSVRSVVLS